TGCGAGAGAGAATGACCTTATTTCAGCGTTATTGCACTAGCAGAtgcatatttttccaccttgccAGCCATCACCAATTCCTAAATCAAAAGCGTATTCGCTCCTAGAAAACTTCCTGCAAGACGAGCTAGACTTATGGTGTATAACCTTATGTCTTGGTCTGATTGATAGGCAAACTATAGTGGTAATAAAATTCAAGGACCGTAAACCTTTTCCTTTTCCTAAAGCTGATTAAGTAACAAAGTACAGTTTGTGTGTTAtggtttttgcttctttgctGTCGAAAATTATTAACTTCTTTGGGGTTCTGATTATTGGGTATTATGTACTTTTCATTATGATGGAGGGAAGCATAAAGCCAAGGATTATGGAGGAGGAGAAACCCGAACTTCCAACCAATAAGGAGTCATCGAGTTTGCCAAGATTATATATGGGCATCTCGAAGCTGTAGGTACTGAATTTGCTTACATTTGTTTCATATGTTTAAAGCTTCGATGGTATAGGGCTTTCGGGTATGGATGAATTTAACAAGGATCTCTTGCTTTCAGAGgaaaaataatctatttttaACATTTGTTTTGCGGTGATGGAAGAGTATTGATGTGCTCATGTGTTCTTGTAATGAGTATGTGACATAAAGGTTCAATCCCttaacttcttcttttttgtgaAAAGTGTTACAGAACTTAAGAAAACATTGGACTCAGTGAGCACAAATTGTCCTAACTTAGAGAGCCTATTCTTTGAATCTCTTGAAACAGGTACATCGCTTTTTTATTTGGATTTCCTTGCATTTTTGAATAATCCCTACTTTCTTTTTGAGATACCTTTTCACATCTTATTCATGGAACCTTTTTAAGCTTTCTATAGTTCCACACCGTTAAAATTTCTTACGCTTACATTGCACATGTATACCAATCACTTCCtcggatattttcttttcaatagtgtctaattaattttttttttttctaattcatTTCATATGAACCTTGGCTCTGGCACTAGTGGACATCAACTGGAAGTTTTGACCTTACTGACTGCATGCATCTTAAAGAAGTGAGCTATGATTCTTGTTTTCTTATATTTTAGTATAAATACAATTACTACTTCCTCAGCAACTTGCTATAACATGATGTCTTTTTTGCAGGTGTAAGTGGGTCGAGTTTTGGTATAAATTCCTTAAGCTTGTTGGTACGAGAAATATCTCTGAACTTTTTGTTAATTTTAGCCTTTACGACATCTTGCTATTGGAATTCAGAAGTATCATATAATACATGCTTCAACTTTAGTGATTCCGTTGATTCATCTATTGCATGTTGGTAATAGTACGGGTGGAAATATGGTTGGATGCACAAAGCTCTTTCATGCTGCTGAGTTTGTCCACAAGCATTTGAGATTGAAACACCTGGACCTCGTGATGAATCTGACTTCTAAAGTGCGTGAAGAGTTATATTTTTACAATTACATGAATGATACAGATGCTCCCGATGGTCAGCCTGTCATGGAGCAACCACTTCCGAGAGATATGCCACAACGGAGTAGGATGGATAACCAACGACTAAGAGATGATTGTGGGAACTATCATCGCAAAGATCAGGAGAGGGTTGATAgaaaaggtggtggtggtggtgatgatgaaagGTTTGACAAGACTGAGAATTCGCCATCTCGAGATGTCCAGTCGAACAGaattggtggtggtggagatccTGACGAACTAATGTATGATACTTATGGTGGAGCTGGAGGATCTGGCTTGTATGGTGCTCAATTCCTATCTGATCTAGCTCCACCTCCCCCAGTATTGATGCCTGTTACTGGTGCTGGGCGACTAGGGCCTTTTGTCCATGCCCCGCCCAAAGTTGCAATGCGGATGCTGAGGGAGCAGGGTGGTAATCCTTTCGAAGGAACTGTTGCTAGGAATGGGCGCGTTAGACCCCAGGTGATCGGTGGTGGACCCACTCCAATAATTGATGTATCTCTAGCCTTTCGGCCGGATCCCCGACGCCTTCGTAGTTATCAGGATCTTGATGCCCCAGAAGATGAAGTCACCGTTATAGATTTCCGAAGTTTATAGATCTTCTCGTTGTGTCAAGAATTCAAAGATCTGTGGATTCTGCAGCTGCTTATAGGTCATAAAGGATGTGTGGCTTCTCTCGGGTGGAGGTTTCGAGTGGAATTTAGTGCACTGTTTACTGAATGCAGGTGTCATTTTTGCTTTTCTTATGCTGTATTAGACGACTGGAGTTTTGTGTTATTCTTCATAATGGTAGTAGTATGCTGAATAATAATGTTTTTTTGCTATGATaactcgcaaaaaaaaaaaaaaaaattgttccctCAGCAGCTAAAATGCCCAGAAGAGATGTGACAAGAAAAATATGTGCGAAAACATGGAGAAAATAGGAAGCATTTGCATAGGCTTCTGAGCTGCGACTAGTGGAGATTAAAACATTGATGGCCGTCATTCAATGAATCATAAAGATTGTGTTGGTTGGTTTTGAAGGTTGACCGCAAGACAGTGGAGATGTTAGTCGCATTCCAGGAGAGTTTGGTTCCACAAAATGAGAATAGATTGAAAGATAAAAGGGATGGCCGTAGCACCCAGTGCCCATGTCCCAATTGGTAGAGGCTGGCTTAGCTAAGGCTAGATCCGGGGTAGTTTCTGCAAGAATTTCGGAGACTACATAAAAAATTGCGAAAAATGCGTAAGAATGGCAAGCTGGTGGTACCAGCCAGGGATGCCACATTTCAGAACTTGAAGTACGAATCATAATATTTGATTGAATCCCAAAAGGGGTGTGTGTTGGATGCAAGAGTTGGCGGTCAGATTTGaatagaagattttttttttacactaTCAACTTAATACGATTTTGTTTTACAAATTAGAATTATGATAAAATTTGTCTGAACATctcttttacaaaaaaaattcctgTGCAATCACGTAGTGGTGTCCCTTCGTCAAGTTCTTCGATCGGCCCACCCACCGTGACAACGGTTGTACTAGTTATTAATattgaatcacttaaaaattggttaATGGTGAAATCCTTTGTCTCGGTCTTTTCTATAATGTTGCTACAATCTTTTGCTTAAGTTTTCTATTTCAGTATTATAATTTAGGTCTAGAACAAATCTTAATAAATTTGAGTAACGAATCTTATTTACCACACTTACAATCTCATCAATTTTTGGGCCCCAGATATTGGTTGCTAAAACGAGAGTGTGAAGTTGCCATTGATTGTATATATTGTGTTCTTGGTCGATCTCCAAATATTTAGGTTGTTCATATATGGCGAGTCTTGTTTGTATAGTCTAGTAGTTATCAGGAACGGAGCTAAGTGCAGCTTAGGGGTGGCCCACTCCCCCTctccctattttttattaattcatTAAAGATCCATCGATGTTCTTATTATTTGGAAGAAAAATCCCTTAACCAGCCCCTAAGATCCATTGATGTTCTTGTTATATGTCAGTCGGGTGAAATTTTCCAATCCTTTCTCATTTAATTACATATGTTTCTCTTATCTATACTAGCCTAATTGCACCAGAATGCGCCTGCCATTCCGTTCTAAAACAGTACTACGATAAGCAATACAACCTCTTTCGTGGATTGTGTGTGATACTTTGAATTTTTGGGCGAAGAAAAAAGAGAATAGATAGGAATGAAAAACACTGTTTACATATTTTCCTCTTTCATAATTTGTGACAGCACCATAGCAATTGATCAAAACTTAAATTAAATTAACAAGTATTGCAACTACTGATGTGCTTTAATTATGCTGGAAAAACTGACTTTAGTACTGGGAACGACCATAACTCCCAATAGATAGTGTGATGCTAAATATTCAAAGTAATGGGACGTATAGCAGTCACAAAATGGAAGAGATTTATTAACTTCCAGACTTCATTTACACTGAACCCTTGTATGGGTATTTATAGTGCTAAGATCTTATAGGTGGTCGAACCACTTCTCGACACATACAACAATACGTGTAATACAAATGAAAACTCATTAGTGGCATATTTATCCATTTCCGATGGATACTTGTAAAGAGCATAAGGTTAAGATGACTTGGTCCATCTGGTCAACGTGTCCACTAGATCAAGTCAAGGACGGTATGGTGGGTGTCTTAATTTGGTGAGTCACGAGGGCCCCACAAGAGATGTGGCAGCCGGTGGATCAGCCACCTAATATGATCTTtatacaacactcccccttggatgatccACTGTTCAGAaatattgcctcgttaaaactttgcCAAAAAAATTCTGTCAGAGATAAAAAGCTGGCCgaaggaaaaaagagtacaacactggAAGCTTTAAATGGTGAGGACCGCCATGAACTGCTCTCTTCGTCAAAGTTATGTCAAGAAAACCGCTTAGGGAAAAAATCTGAGCACTTGAAATTCCAAATAAGGCTAGTCACTGCTATGAATTTCTTCCTTTGTCGAAATtgtgtcaggaaaaccatttaggacaaaacCTGAGCTTAGAATGAGGGTGGTCGCCGCCAcagaatattttctttgacaaaactgcgtcaggaaaaccacttgggacaaaacctgaacacccgcaccaggaaaaccacttgggacaaaacctgagtgcccgcaccaggaaaaccacttgggacaaaacctgaatgcTCAAAGTTCATAATAATGCTGACGTCAATGctaatgttgcctcgttaaaaacctcgtcTGAAAAACCACGTGGGACAAACCAGAccgaaggaaaagagtacaacggacgtcgccCGATAATGGTGCTGaacacgcatatgctgcctcgttaaaaccttgacaaggaaaatccCATTAGGACAAAACCTTAGCGAAGGAAAAGAGCACAACGCGTTTTAGTCCAGCCAAAGATTCTACGAGTTTACCCCCTGAAGCATGACTTCTTAAAGAGGATGGTGGTGCAAacattatatagccttcagaaaaccgctttaccatttgcagtttatggaggattgactgcaGGTCTTGCGCCGGGTGCACAATCGCTATTGTACACATCGCATTTAAATCCTCAGTCCATTGCACATCAATTTATTTTccgctttaacttcaggcataacaatgaaaggccttttgtaaactcataaataccatagaattaaTTTTAGCATCTAAAAGTGTAACCTGCAATACAAAAGTTAGAGAAcacaagataatgcatgcattatatccatgtatggtacttctggaccataaatTTAACGTACGTATCAGATAGATCAATCACTTCCCATTTTTGGGAATCACATAGTAATGGTGTAAATTTTAGTAGCACAATAAGTATTACCAGTATCAAAAGTTAGATACTCTAGTCTGTGCTAGCATATTCTCGAACTTCTGGCCGAGAAATATTTCAATTTCGACGAGATCTCAAAATTtagttcaagcgtggattttagcgctaCCAAGGGCTCCTTTTAAAAGCCAAAAATGATATCATCATTTCGTCCGGATTTTAACCTTATATCAAGAACATAAAATACACAAAGAATTGTTCATAAATTTCTCCTTTTCAAGATGGTGATTATGATTAAATTTCAAGCCTGACGTGGTTCACaaagtcaggtggctgcctgaTTCAGAAAATCGAATCCTTCAAAGATTCATTACAATTACTAGTCATAACCagatgcaatatgagtccttcagTGACTACCACGTTAAAGTGCATCTACATTAGGAGAATATTTTTCGTTTTACAGAATCAATCCTGAGGGTTTAGCAGGAAAAACCCTTAAATCGCACCTTGAGAGATTATATTAATCTCTCTGTGCTtcatctcaaacaccaacctgtaatattCAGGCCTCATGATTTTACAGTGTGAGTCGGATCCGAAAATTACActtttttcgagagatttcatcCTCTATCTTAGTTATAGAGGAACCAATTATATGCCTTCCAATCATaatgtcgatgttcctctgcagaggggtacacaACTACTATTGTAAAATAATCGAAAATTATATACAATCTAACACATTCTCTAGTGCATGCATATTCATGAAAAATACATagactggtaccagcgccacttcaggggcATTATGATATCCTCATTTTAATGAGGTATAAGTTTAGAGAATGTGGATCATATTCTGATAGTCTTcacgagcactatctgtagtctctcttcaagagcactacatattagaaaagtgattggattctcttttaagaggcatatatgaggcagttattcaggcctcaagcgtgttttaacacacgactttgtcactgcgagatgcatgatttaacctgctgAGACAACTTCCTGTGTCTGCATCCTCAAACAAGTGACAAACAATATTTTCCTAGAGCTACTGCAGTCatttgttttaatcatgagtaatatccaacacctcaattacatccaatatcttggtgtgagaaaacaaaCCGAGATAGTTTCACGCCAATATATAGCGGCAGCCAAACTTTGTTTGATCAGGATAAATACTTAATCAGATAACCTGTTGGATTGTCGACATTGCTTACTACAACCTTTAGGTGGTGTCTGTCATCCCTATGACTTCAAGGGAAAAGTACTTAAATTTTGTCGATGTAATACGTGCCATCTTCAGGTGGCATTCTTTCTCCCCTGGTTAGGGAGGGAAAACCTTTtaggttatcataatttgcacCATCCTTTTATGGTGACGTTTCTCCCCCTGACTAAAGTGGGAGAACCTTAAAGGTTATCAAACCTACTCTTGCCGAACTTCTGGTGgcgggttgtcatgccaacttctggtggcgggttgtcatggcaacttctggtggcattttagttttcctgatcatggcggaaacattactatctcatttctggaaacttct
This is a stretch of genomic DNA from Papaver somniferum cultivar HN1 chromosome 1, ASM357369v1, whole genome shotgun sequence. It encodes these proteins:
- the LOC113290783 gene encoding serrate RNA effector molecule-like isoform X1 — its product is MHLKEVTGGNMVGCTKLFHAAEFVHKHLRLKHLDLVMNLTSKVREELYFYNYMNDTDAPDGQPVMEQPLPRDMPQRSRMDNQRLRDDCGNYHRKDQERVDRKGGGGGDDERFDKTENSPSRDVQSNRIGGGGDPDELMYDTYGGAGGSGLYGAQFLSDLAPPPPVLMPVTGAGRLGPFVHAPPKVAMRMLREQGGNPFEGTVARNGRVRPQVIGGGPTPIIDVSLAFRPDPRRLRSYQDLDAPEDEVTVIDFRSL
- the LOC113290783 gene encoding serrate RNA effector molecule-like isoform X2, with amino-acid sequence MVGCTKLFHAAEFVHKHLRLKHLDLVMNLTSKVREELYFYNYMNDTDAPDGQPVMEQPLPRDMPQRSRMDNQRLRDDCGNYHRKDQERVDRKGGGGGDDERFDKTENSPSRDVQSNRIGGGGDPDELMYDTYGGAGGSGLYGAQFLSDLAPPPPVLMPVTGAGRLGPFVHAPPKVAMRMLREQGGNPFEGTVARNGRVRPQVIGGGPTPIIDVSLAFRPDPRRLRSYQDLDAPEDEVTVIDFRSL